Within the Marinobacter qingdaonensis genome, the region GCGATTCCAGAAGGCGTGACAGGGTGATGTCCAGAATGAACCGGGAGTGAATACGGAGGTATTGCTTGGGAAGCTCGGCTTGCATCCGGCGGCCGATGCCGGCGGCAGGCACAATAAGCCAGAGTCTGGGTGCAGTCATGGGTGGCCTGTCATAGGTCTGGAGAGCGGCGAGGGTGCCCTGCCCGGGAATGTCTGTGGCCACGGATGGCCACAGTCAAGCGCACAGGGACGTGCCCGTAGCGGTTCCCGGGCAGGGCGCCCTTGCCGCTCTGTGCTCCGGATCCGAAGCTCAGTTCTCTACCACAAGGAAGAAGGTCTCGTCCTCACGAATCAACCCAAGGTTCATCCGGGCCCGCTCCTCCACGGCGCTCTGCTCATTGCGCAGATTGCGCACCTCGGCATAGAGCCGCTCATTGCGGGTCGCCAGCTCGGCGTTTTCCTCACGCTGTTCGGCAATGGACTGTTCCAGGGCCCAGACCTGCGCGAAGCTGCCCTCCCCGACCCACAGGCGCACCTGCAGCAGGAGTATCAGCACGATCATCGTGGTCCAAAGCAACTTCATTGCCGATTCCGTAACGAATTAACCGATCAAAAATTCAACGACGTTTGTCGAGTATAGACCTTTGAGTAGATTACCAACAAGTTCTTCTAAGCACTTGTGTAAAAAGGCCATCGTGACTGAATTCTCATTCAGCGCACGATGGCCTTTTGCATTCTTGGGCCACAATCATAAGGATCGTGGCTCAAAATGAAAGGTCGGGATCAGCCCTGACCTTTGATCTCCGCCAGACCGCGGTAAGGTGCCTTGCCGTCCAGCGCTTCCTCGATGCGCAGCAACTGGTTGTACTTGGCAACCCGGTCAGAGCGGCACAGCGAGCCGGTCTTGATCTGGCC harbors:
- a CDS encoding septum formation initiator family protein, whose translation is MKLLWTTMIVLILLLQVRLWVGEGSFAQVWALEQSIAEQREENAELATRNERLYAEVRNLRNEQSAVEERARMNLGLIREDETFFLVVEN